The segment AGCAGGTCGAAGCATTCCCGGGAATCGATGCCGGTGTCCAGGAAAATGAAGTTAGCCTCGGTGGGCTGGTACTCGATGCCCATCTGCTCGAAAGCGGCGTAGAGTTGCCTCTTGCCGGCGCTGTTCATCGCCACGCTGCGCCGCACCTGCTCGGGGTCCCGGATGCTGGCGATTGCCGCGACCTGTGAAATGCCGCTGACGTTGAAAGGCTCGCAGGTGAGCTTGATCGCCACGGCCACATCAGGATGAGCAATGCCGTAGCCGATGCGCAGGCCCGCGAGGGCATAGGCCTTGCTGAAAGTCCTCAAGGTGATGCAAAGCCGCCCCTGCCGGGCATACTCCAGCGTGTCCGGGTAGTCAGGATTTTCCACATACTCCGCGTACGCTTCGTCGAAGACCACCATGACGTGATCCGGCACTGCCTGCATGAAAGCATCGATCTGAGCGGCCGTGAGTATGGTGCCGGTGGGATTGCACGGGTTGCCGATGAAAACCAGCTTGGTCTTGTCGGTCATCGCCGCGAGCATCGCGTCGAGGTCGTGGTCCATGCCGCGCGGGCCGGTACTGGGGATCTGCACATGCTTGCAGTTCATCACCGTCGCGGTGAAGGGATACAGGGCGAAGGGTGGCATGGA is part of the Armatimonadota bacterium genome and harbors:
- a CDS encoding histidinol-phosphate transaminase, whose amino-acid sequence is MAGIWDLVRENVKTITPYSPGKSSREVMEELGITEVTKLASNENPLGPSPKAIEAMSAALQDVYIYPDPNWTELRAVLGEFYSVDPEGIIIGRGSDEIIHMLGTSLLNPGEEVIYSMPPFALYPFTATVMNCKHVQIPSTGPRGMDHDLDAMLAAMTDKTKLVFIGNPCNPTGTILTAAQIDAFMQAVPDHVMVVFDEAYAEYVENPDYPDTLEYARQGRLCITLRTFSKAYALAGLRIGYGIAHPDVAVAIKLTCEPFNVSGISQVAAIASIRDPEQVRRSVAMNSAGKRQLYAAFEQMGIEYQPTEANFIFLDTGIDSRECFDLLMRRGVTVRTGEIFGFPTWIRVTIGTADQNQRFIDALADVLGR